gaaactggtgttattcacagaattcgttccaagagcATGACTTGCCAACTCACCGGcgacaattcgcaaattgcaacatgggccgtaaagtaattaatctAAAAGGTAATTAGCAACACTCTGGTAAGTAGTCTAATGTGCattattttgatttctcgtgaaaAAAAATGTACGATTAGCTCAAAATGTCCTGTTCAAGGAGTAGAACTCTGCTACATGGCACAGGCGATTTTTAACACTTATGTTAATTATGAAACAAAGCACCATATATAGATTTAAACCAGAACACCAGGTCGTAAAAATTGATTCGTATTTTTACTACCATGTCACTCATAGGCAAGGCCCGGCTTTGAAAACTCCAACCAGATCAACCTGTAAATTTTACATTATTTCTTTTATCCGTACCCAGGAATTTTGGAGATTGCTGTTTCAGCAATATGTTGAACTTAACATATGTAACTTTGCAGCAACGGACCAGCGTAACCTCAATCGATAGCACTTTAAAAATTATATTTCAGATGATTGATCTAACTTAAAGGAGTTTTTCGTAGCTACTTTGAGAGAGTACTTCCTTCTAATAGCGTACGAATTTATGACACTTAGTCGACACATAGTGCTGCTTTATAGCGGTGTCTCGGTCCTAACCAAAACACTGCTATAAAACAATTTGGACTAAGTGTCGTAAATGGATATGTTATTAGAAAGAAGTGCCCTCTCGACGTTGCGCTTTGAAACTCGTTGAACCTTTgccaatttttttaaatataatattttttttaaaatcttgcTCATTCAGCTACGctggtgtattgcggtgaagttcaacaGATTGCCGAAGAGGCAATGTCCAAAATTCTTGAACATCGAAGGTTGTTGACGTGAAATTAACGGTGATTTGGCGCAGCCTTTTGCAACACTTGTTTTCATTTTGAGTTCTGCTCGCCCTTCGTCATTGAGTCACATGAGAGTGCGTTCCTGTTGCCTCCGGGTTGGACCATTGGCAGGGACGGATGATAAGAAAATCGGTGGAAGAAAAATTAAAAAGTACATCCCTTAGTTTGTTTTTCTAGAAGCCCACATTTAATTGTAGCACACCGTTTTTCAGCATTTTATAGCAAACATTTCATTGTAGCAACCCGGCCTAGCTATTTTGGACGTCAGGAGAGTTTCCTAGGGCTTTAGGGATTTAAAATGTCTAACCAAGGACACGTTTGCCCCCCTTACAATGGTGAAAATGCAGTTTGAATAAATTGTCTCAAATGCCCCTTTTGATTacttttcgaaaaaaaaacgtgCCTTAAGGCACTGCTTGGCAATGTGAACACATAAGTGAACGCAGCGACGTGTAATGGCAGAAGACACATGTCGGTTTGAATCCAAgtttataaaaaaataaaaaaaggtttAGTTGCGTCCAAGCTTCAAAGGACTGTGAGCATGCATATGCTTGAACTTATTGTTTTTTACGTCGCGCTGAAGTGTGACATTGCATTTTGCATTATATTGTTTTTCGTTATTTTCCTTGTCTTTTAGCAGGTGTATATTTTAGATTACTATGTTGTAAATCATAAGCATCGCTCATAGCCTTTTAGCCCATATAGAAGCAAAATACAGTTGCAAGCAGCAAGCTGGGGTTCCGAACTTCTCTACCTGATCCCCCGGTTAACCCTACATAACCTTAATAATTTTCTTAGTTACAGTCAAAGTGTTTTGGCGTCATTTAGATCTTTAAAAAATGCGGGCAAAATACTGTTAAGCACGAAAGTGTGTCAGTTATACGAGGATAAATCGAAATCTAAAGACAATTTTCAAATGACATCTTTATTTCCACACACGAAGAACTGCAGATATCCCTTTTACACACACATATATCTCCTGCACGGCAGTGCACTTTTGGTATCGTGCAATCAGCTTCTGTATGTCATCCGCGAAGAAGGTGTTTGGTTGCTCACGAAGCCACGTCTGCGCCGCTAGCTGAACCTCGTCGTCCGACCTGCACCAACGAGCACCGCCTTCAAAGGACCGAAGATACGGTAATAAGATGGCACCAGATCAGGGCTGTACGGAGGATGGGGAACGCTTACCGCCGACCGTGCGTGTCCGCCGGTTTTACTACCTCCGACCAAAGAAAGCGCACCACGTCGCGCCGTTTCTCAGTGGTGCAATCGTGGAGGGGTGCGTCCGTATACGTGTGCAATTTTTGCTCCGCGACACTCGACTAAATGGGGCAGCGATAGATACTCCTACTTCCACATGACTCGAAATATACACGTGGTGACGTCAGACACACCTAGTCTTCGTTTATTCCCTCGAAAACACAAAACTTCCTTTAGTTTTtcgattttttgttttattcacCCTCGCATTTTGCCATAGTCGAAGTTCTTACTCATTTCTTTAGTCGGAAATTGCCATTTCCGTTACTTTGGTCAAGTCATTTTATTATTTATCCTACCTATGGTCACAATGATGCTGATTGAATGAGACGGAAATCATAATGCGCACAAATTTATTGGCAGTGTTAAAATGCAACTTTTTCTGTATGTCAACTGTACAACAAAAAGCATGCACAGCACGAGAGAAATGGGAGAGCAACCAGTGCGTCTATATACACAGGACAAGACCCACAGCCACGATAGAAGTATAGACAAGAAACCACGTGGAGACGCGAACAACAACGATGGACAAAACCACCACAACGGCGCCACAATGAATGACGTTAGTGCACGAACAAAAATGAGAACAGCGCCACCGAGTATCCCCTGAAGCAATGACTATATGCGTGTGCGCCTGCGTTGCGTGTTGTAGGAAAATAACCCAAGCATTACATCGCATGCGAGCGCTTCAGGCAGCAGTGAAGCTTCATGAAGTTCTCCAAAATAAGTCGCGAGTATACTGGTAAGCGTGTATTATTTTGAGGGAAAGCCAATGAATTTCGCATGTCCAGCCTACAGATTGTGGCCTGCATGTAATACTCGTGGCTATAATAGGTCATTTTCACTGGGACGCTGTCGGAGCGACCCTCAATTTGCACCGGAATATCACAACTCCTGGACCGAAAGTATACTTGCTGCACGAGTTTCGGTACATGCACACTAAGCGCAATCACGTTTCCCATATCCTTCAACAAAATGTCCCCGCAGTACTAAACATGGGTAAAGTTTATACGCTGAAGTACTTGATGACATAGGTATCTAAGGCATAAGCTCTTAGGTACTCATTCTTAGCTTTCGTACATGCATCTGCACTGTAAccaagttctttcttttttctttagtttttctcAACTGGACTAGCTGCACCACGGTGACAACTATCTGAGGCACAAGCACAAGCCCAGTTTctcacaaagcaaaaaaaaaaaaaaaaccaccacaTTCCACTCGGACTGTAAGCGCTGTTGATCTTTAGCGTCTTTCCCCGTGATATGTAGCGGCATGCAGTTGCTGCGTGAAGCGTTGCGCACCATATCCCGTTTGCGAAAATACTCGAAGCAACAGTACGACTCGCTGCAGCGCAGGACATTTACGAATTACATGGCGGTCTCGAACAAAAATAACATGCAACATTGGTGCTGGTAGCTGGCACGAAGTTGGATGCCTTCACAAACACTTATTTTTTGCTATTAGGTTGAGCCCAGCGTCGCTCAAGAATAGCGTAGGATAAAATGTTAGGGCTTCGAGCCCCTACTGCCTCCTTAGTGGCAATAACAAAATCCTCCCACTAAAAGCTATTCAGCGAGGTATTCAGCTTAGCAAGCTTGAGCACTGATGCCTATTTAGCTCTACGCGAGACAGAAAAGCAGAGCATCTATATAAACGCTATGAATGTTGTCCCTGTTAACGGTACGAATGCCCACAGTTGCTGCCATGCAACCCAGCGCTTCTGCTTCTCCACTCTAAGTGCCCAGGCGCTCTTGAGTTGCTGCCACCCCGACTGTAGCACGCATGAGCTGGTTCAACCTAACAGCAAAGATGTAACCCCCACGAAGGCATCCCGGCAGTACAAGGCACCGCAGCATGTACAAATGCATGCACTATCCCCGGCTCGTGGCATCAAGCACTCGGCGTTTGGCGATCGGCGGTTTGCGGATTCAAGCCTTGGCTTTGTAAGACGGAATCAACTGCGCCGCCCGCTGGACGTCGTTGTCGGTGAGGAATGGCGCCGTCTCAACCCCGATGTTGTCGTTCACGTAGAAGAAGTCGGGAGCGTTCTGGCACGGGACGGCCTCCTCTGCGAAGGCGCACGTCAGGCTCAGCTGGCTGAACACGGTCTGGTTGCCGCAGAGGAAGCTGTACTGCTGCACCTCGGTGTTTCCATCGGCGTGCGTGACCACGTTGCAGACGTGGAATATCTGGCAGTTGTTGTCGACATCGGCGAAGTAGCCGTTCTTGGCCGGGCACGTGAACGACGTTCGGAACCCACCAACGAGGAATTCGGCGCCGTCCGGCAGCTCATACGCCGCTCGCTTGGACTGCAAAGGAAAATATGTGGAAAGACACAAGGCGTGGTAAATAATCTCAATAAATAACCGGCTTATAACGGAATTTCTTTTCTAGCGTATTTCAATTGTGACAGCGTGTAGGAAATTTACTGTGAGTATTTGCCAGGGCGTGAGAAGCTGGTATACTATTGCTATTCTTCTTTTGAACTTTTCCCACTGCTTGTCAGTTTTTAGTTTCGTGAAATTTAGAAAAATTGCAGCTGCGATATTTGCAAAGCAAATTTTCCCACATGCGCTAACAGCAAATGCAATGCTGTGAGCAAAGGTTACATAACTGTTGGTACTACTGATAACATAATTAGTGGAAAGACAGCTACATGAGTTTTAAGGTGATGAGCTTTGTCAGTGGGTACTTCAGGCAATGGTTCGCAATGTCGCTACCAGTGTTATCGCACTCCTGGCCTGCAATTAGTGAAACAAAATTATTTAGTATTGTCAAGAAAAGATTTTACTTCCTTATAGTTTGCAATTTATCTTTAaaataaaataggctgataacAATAAAGATTCAAAGATGCTTCAAAAACGCGTCTAAAATGCTATGTAAGCTGCACACATACTCTTAAAGAACCTAATGCTATCATAATTTCTTGCTACTATGAAGGTTTCCGAGCCACTTACCCTTGGCAAAGCGATGGCAGCTACGGCGACAGCGGCTAGAACTGACAGAAAATTTAATTAGTAAATTTAAATACGGTTACGCATGTGCAAAGGGTTAACTTGGAAATTTTGGAATATTTGAGCAGAAAACAAACACCATGCTAACGGTAGTGCAAGTGCTTTGCAGCAGTTGTAAACCACAGTGATAAGATAATATCGGCGCAATTCTTATCGCGGATATGAACACGTGGTGCAACTTCTGGTGTAAATTTGATAAATCTTCTCGACTGAGCCTGCATGGAGATCAAATCAATATTGGCGTTTGCTTACCGCTAGAAATTTCACCGTTTGTatgctttctttctcttgatACTCGCCATTTTAATTAAGAAGCATAAAAGAAATAAGGCTAATGACAGACGGGAAACTCGACAAGAATTTAAGGTTAGTGCCTACAATGGAGTCAAGGTACGGAACGTATTCTCAGGTTGCTTCAATACACTTAACAGAGCATGACTAGGCGTTCTCAAATTAGACATTTCCAACACCCACCCCCCTTTTGTGACGGCTTATGCTTTCATATATACCGCGTGTGTCGAATGACAAACGATAAGCCCGTTTCAGTTCCATCACATATTTCGGGAACCCCGCCGATATGAGGCTACATAGCACAAATGTATACTTACCAATGAAAGCCTTCATTTTTTTGATGCGAAAGGACGTGTGCTGAAAATAACACCAAACAAAAGTAGATTCAGAAAACGCATATCAGAAACATGTATTTCTCATGATCACACTAAATCTTTTAAAAATTTTCTGACGATCTAGTAAAGCGTTAAACAAAGGTGCGATAATCGGAGCGAGGGCAGCGAAGAACGTTCTTGCCTCCGGTGCTTGTACGCATAGGGATTCTGCGAGTAGTGAGTATGGCGATTCCGCAGTAGTGAGTACGCTGGGGATTCTGCGGGCGCGCTCCGGACACGTGAATGCGACTTTGACCGGTGTCGCCTGcgtcaagtgatcacgtgactgtttggccagCAGAGAAAGTCGGATTTTCCCCTCATGTGTGAACCCAGCTTAACCAGCAAGGGTGGCTAATTATTAGAAAATTAGGAAACTTTAAAACTGTTGCGGCAGTTAATAACGTCAAAATTGGTTCCAGGTCCCGATGTTAAACGTTCGGCAAAAAAAGCTATAGCTTTCGCTGGCCACGCGGTACAGTAGGTTATCGCTTTAGCTATGCAAAATTGTCAGAAGATAAGCCGTCATAACATTTTATCTGGCGCGTTCCATTAATTAAGATGCCTCTAACTGTCGCATCCATTATGAGGATGGCGTACAACTCCACTATCCTTTCGACTCACTCTGCAAATTGCCCAGGGATATATGCTCTTTTGGTACATCGAGACACCGTAGCCAGCGAGAGGACGCTCACAGCCCTGATCCGCGGTTCCAACCGAGTGCGGCGGAATGCCGGGCACAGCCCCACGACGGGAAGAGAGTCAAACACGGAGGCTACGTGTTGGACACTCGCCCGCACGTGGAGTGCCGCTTCCTGCGCAGGAGGTGCTGCACGTGAAATCCGCAGAGAAAGCGCGCAATTATGCCAGCAGGGTCTCGAAGTGGTCTGTCGATCGCGCGCGCTACCGGCGAGACACCGAAGGGGCACGCCCGTCAGGCCGAGACCGGCGCGGGCGCACTTGCGAGGCGTTATTCCGTGGCAGGCGAGGACCGGCGACTCACCGGAGCGGATGCAACGGCCCACGGCGAGATGTCAGTTCTAAGCGGGGACGGGCCGGGCCACGCTTTTATAAGCGCCGTGGCGCCAAGCAGAGCGGAATCGGGCACAACCAGCTTTCACTCGGAAGAAGAGCCGGGGAGAGGAGCTCGGTGGGCGCGGGAGAGGGGTACACTCTTGTTTCAGCCGCGCTCGGGTCTCGGCGCGGTTTATGTTTTGCTTGTAACTCGATTACGGAATAACGGAGCCCCGTCGTAGGTCCGAGAGAAAGGACGGCGATGAGCGGAGGTCATTCACGACCTGGCTGGCCGGCCGACCGGACCTCGGAAGGCCCGCTGACCTTCTGGTAACCCCGAGGAATCCGTGTCGTGGGAGGAGGGGGCCGGGCCGAAGAAAGTGCGCACGCACGTGCAGTTCCGATATATCTGCTCTGCGagccagaaaagaaaagaaaaaaaagaaaagaatgtggATTGGTCCTTCGATGAGCACCAAATTCACCGCGGGCTTCAGCTGGAGAGTCACCCTGCGGTCGCAACTGGCGTTGCCGAGCATGAATCCAGCCCAGTAAACAAGGCCGGCTACAGAACGCGGTGAATGCGTTCATTCCGAGCCTGCTATATGTTGCACTACGAGGAGGCCGCTGAGATATAGTCCCTTTCTTTCCAAGTAGTTGAGCATGGGAAAGCATCGCTGTGCACATGATGCCCTGCATGCGGAGACTCGCGCGCAATGCTTGAGGGTGAGCACACTGCGTATCATTTAAAACCTGGCTATGTCCTTTCGGTGTACATTTATTCACCACTTACGTATTTATTTTAATGATGATGAATGCTGATGAAAAGTCTTCCCACGTGTCTGTTATCTGCCCCACACTTCATGTGCAGAAAAAGGTACATATATTGAACATCAGTCCCAGTGAACGCGTGAAACGACGGAACGTCTCCCATGTCAGAAAGATTAATACAGACTATAGCTGGGTAAGGCGACTGCAGCTATCAGTGGCCCCAGGACAAATTTCAATTTAGTTACGCACATAACGGCTTTAACCAATATACAGTAACCCGTGCAGACGATACCAAATGGGAGCGTTTCCTGGCGCACTCGAGCGCCAGTGTTTTTCACATCAGAGCGACGGAAAGGTGCTGTTCACTGCATCAACCATTTCGTTCCATACAATTGTGTCACACAATTATACGAGAGTCAGATAACGGGGTGGGAGCTGGCGTCGAACACCGTGGCGGAGGCCACAATAAAATTCCGGTAGTCCTGTGGCATTGGAGTGATAACTGTAGTGGTAACTTCACTCAGACTAAATATAGTATAGACATCCTCTTCCTGGTTTCGCCGCCAGCAGTTCTGTTGTACACCGCCGCTGTCTGCAAGATCGTCATGCCAAGGGAGGTAAAATTCCTTATTTTACGGGCATTTTTTTTAAGGCTTTGTAGTGCAAAAATAATTTTATCGCCGCTTTTTACGGGGACCATGCCTTACAACGTCATTAGCCGCTAAGGCACCGAAAGCTTGATGAATAAGAACTGGCTTCAACTGCGATGGTAAAATAACCGGAGCCATGTAAGCACATCATAAGCGTCGTGGTGCCAACAGGGAGGCTTCGGCCCCGGCTAGTTTTCATTCGGGAAGAGACGACTAGCGATGAGCTATCATCCGACATGCGAATAATTCGTGTTTGATAAAAGAAAGAGTGGCACAGAAGAAACAAGATAACATGAGGTTATTATAACAAAACGGTGTCGCAGGGAATTCTTTCCATGTGCACTGCCAGAATAATTTtaggggatgacttggtagtacctACAACTGTCTACTTGCAAGCATAAAGGCATTCCCAAGTCGAGACGATCTACAAAACAGCTTGATATTAGAGCTGAGCCTCCGGTGTGTTTCTTGGTTTTGATAAAATCAAAATTTGCGATGAAGTTTGAAAGAGTGGCGGTCCAGCCAAAGGTTTGTAGGCAACGATGCTTACGTTTTCGTTTTAGTGACATTTGACTACAGGTTTAGAGCGCAGGATCTGTTACTTACTTCGTGTATGATCCGTTTTTGATGTTGCTCTTGAAGACGTTGTTAAACGCCAAGGCTATTAAGCGTTGGAGTTACCGTGTTCGTACCTCCCGCACTGCATGTCAATGTGGATTTGACGATATTGCTAAACAGAAGCAAGCCAGCGGTACAGCATGTGTCGCGACTACTCTCTCGTTGTCGCCGTCGCGGGTGCCCGAACAGAAGAAATTTCATGTGGGGATGAACTGCGCTGGACACTCGTCCACGACGCTCGCCGAGCGCCCTGGTTCTCGTGCCACTGCCACCGCCGAATCGTCAGCGCTCACGCGAAGACTGATGCGCTCGGAGTCGGCTTGTTATGACGCGCGGCGACGTGACAGAACGCTGTTTCGACAGCTTGAATTGCAAGGAGGCTCGATTGTGCCGGGACCATTTCAACAGGCGTCGCTTTCCAAGAACGCTTGCATATAATACGTGACAACCAGACGACGTCTATCCTCTTTTGCAGCCATTTTTCGTATCTCCATATTTTTGTCCAAAATGTTGTGCAATCAGTGAACAAGTTATGGTTCGTCTTCCACGCGAGATTTTTTTCTTGTCTGAAGACTCACTGCGATGTATACGGCGTTGGCAGCAGTTTTCTACGCAGTACTCAGTTGAGGAAAAGCTGACTATACTGCGTTGCGAAAAGAGGAAAGTGAGTTATCAGAAATTTAATACGCGTCTGTGTCGTGCTTGAGGTCATCAGATCAAATACATTCAGCTGCGTCAGCAACCCCTTGTGGCAGACCACGTTGTACGGGGAAAGCGAAATGGTAAGGCAACAAGGCAGGCAAGTTTCGCGTCAGGCCACTCCTACGTCTTTAAAAGGGTTCTTAAAAGAGCAAAGTTATACGTATTCCAGATTTGCACACTATTTTAATGGCGTATACATTTTACGACTTTCTATGAACTTCGGCAAGAGTCCAATGCGAAGTCCGCATATGCCTGGTCTAGTGATACATGAAAATGCAGTAATTCTTACTTGAATAAATTGTCTTAGTGAAAAAGAGGAAAAAAGGAAATATTTGCTCAACAAAATAATATGAGGCCACGTCGAATAGTAAATCAATAAAGTTGGTGGCACTGCGTGATTTCGACCCGGACTTTCCTCGTTGGAAGGAAAGTACTTCGATCAGTTTGCCAAAGTGGCGACATATTTCGTATTGAAAATAGTCGGCCTTTGTAATTCATAAGACACAATCCGAAGGTTTATATCTCACGAATTATGGCGCTGGTTGCAAGTAAAAGCTTTAtgcgaagaagaaaaagcacCCTCATGCATTATCACGAGATAACGTAGTAACCTTTCTTAGGCGATAATGAAGTAGGAGGGAGAAGCCCAATGCCGTGAACAATTCAATAGAAAGAAAGACACAAAACCAGCTGCGGCCGTTGCAACACCTAAAAGCCATCAGCTTTATTGTGACAACGTCGTAGTCACTCGCTTATGCAAACCCAAGTGCCTGTCGACGGCAAGGCGACACCAGGCGCTTGACTTAGACTGCACTTCGTCTTCGCGCATTACACAGCCCGACTGACTACGGTGGAGCCTCTCCAACAGTGAGTCGGGTAGACAACTAATCAAACAACTACATTAGACGCATTATTGATAATTTAGCAGATTTCGTGCTAAATTTGACTTTCGAGCTTGTTTAGCATGAAGAAGTTTGGGTGTGTGCAAAcagcctttttctttctttttatttttgaagTACATCCGGAATGAAAAATTTTTGGTACTGAACCTTATGGTAATTACAAAAATATCTCGAAGGATTAGAGTGGACttaaatggttttttttttcttttttcatttttttttttcagaactctgGGCTAGGGAAGAAAGCCAGCACTAATTTTCCAGGTACTTCAACGTATTTTTCTTTTAATAGAGATGTTATGAGGAGTTAGCTGGTCGCAATTTTCCTTCGCACTTTGTTTCTTCAAGCGTAGATATTTTTATTGCAAAGACGTTAAACAAGCACTTCCCTACACCCGCAAATGACATAATGTTATACATCATAGAGTTTCTTTTCCAGTGCTTGCGGCATTGCTGTCATAATGCTTATCTAGTGATATTTCAATAGTGCTTTTATGTATTTAACCCTATTTTAGTTGAATAATGACTCTGCACATTATTAATGAATGAAAAGTATACTCTAGAGGTTTTTAAATGTTAACAAAATAatctagagaaaaaaaatgtgacctACAGGTTGAACATACGTGAGCGTGCATACCGTGAAGCCACTTGTGTGTATCAACATAGCCATCATTTATTCACAACTGCCCCGCAATGTACTCATTCGTGCCATTGTTGATctgttctgcattttttttttgtatgtaagCACCTGCGCCCCGTGAAAAATTATCCTCCGTAAGAGCCGTTTGGAGATTTACCATCGGCGCGCCGATCATATCGTCATTAATTCCGTTTGCTATGATGAGTTGCGGAAAACTGAACGCCTGCAATGAACCACATTGATGATCGTTGTTTCAGTATAGAAATATTTCTTGATCCATAGAGTAAATCATCAATAAAGCGATCTGCTCTAACAGTCTTAATAACCTTTTTTAATGGCAGTGATATTGTATTGCATCTATATAATAACACTTGGCATGCATCATATTGTGTGCGTGCTTTAATTATTCATTTTGCAATAATATAATAAATTGATGATTGAAATGTGTTCAATTGAACAAACTGCAGAACGTGATGTTTTCTTGGTCtttgttttattgttattttgcaaTATTCAGCGTTTTAGAAGTGTGCTGTACTTGCCTGAACGTTTTTCATATCGCCTCATGTTATCATTGTTTGATCATTGAATAATTTATTGTTTGGGGAGGAATCAAGTACGCAATAACTGCCAGCATTTCCTGTTTCATCTAAATAAATCACTCCCACCGTCCCATTAGTAAAGGCCCGTACGTATGTTCATGCTCATTTCCGCCTCTGCACGCTGCAATGCTATACCATTTGTTGATTACGGTTTTCATCGCAAAACTGAACCAGTCGCTTGGGTTTCAACAGATTCCCGTTACATTAAGCCAAATTGTCATGGTCGCGGTCAGCCGTTCCATTAAGAAGACGATACGAGGAATACGTCTCGTTAACGCTCGGGCGTCGTTCATTTATGCCCTCAGCAGGAAATGCTGTGAGTTGCTGTGCAGAGTTAGAGAAAGGCGTGGGAAGGTACTCCTGCATTGCTGAATGCACAGCCCCCACtcacgcaaaagaaaaataaaatacctCAGTAGTAACCCACGTACCATGGGTCCAAGGCCGGTGACTCAAGAACAAATAATGAAGCCACTACCGAAAGCAGCACCGCAGGAGCGTGCGCCAAGCCCGCTAAATGTTTCATAAAATGACATGGTATCGAACCGATATTACCTCTGTACATATTTAGATACATCTATCAGCAGAATGTAGGCCTagggctttatttttttaattttttttatttgtatcaTGTCCGTTATCCCCCCATAGGGCTGTCCGTTGAAACTGAACGTGCAAAGGAGTATCCGACGTTTTCCGAAGGATGCCAGTTTCTCCTGCCGCGTACACATTTTGTGAACTCAAGTCAGATGCGCTGGTACATTACGGCGAGTACACATTCTCGCGGGGGCAAAACGATAATAACGCGTGTCGTGCGGCATTTGGCCAGTGTGTCTCCAGCTCCGCGCCGCGCACGTAAGCTCGTCTATTATATATAGGTCGTCTGCCGTCCCATGTTTTCATTTGAGTCCGTGTTGCTCTTGCGCTGCAAAACGTTTCCTATTTGATGCCATTTTCTCTTCTGCTGCCTTTCTCTCGTGCAGCTCGAGACAGTTCCGAACAGCAAGAGCCAGCGTTCGTCGATAAGGAAAGTGTTACGTAAGACGGCGTCCGCGCCGCAGGACGAAGAAAGTGGGCGTCAGGGCAGACCGCCGGTGGATGCCGAGGCCCGCGCGGCGCTCGGCAGAGGCGGAGGAGGCGACCGCGCTATCAGCGGGATGAGACGCCGCGGCAATCTTGCTCGGCCCGCCGAGCACGACGGTGGCGTCGGCGCCGCCACGGCAAGGGCACATCGCGGCCCGCTCGGATAATTGGAAACTTTCTCGATGCTCGCGAACGGAACGCGATGAGCTAGCGTGGGATAACGCCGCTACCTCTTCTCAATAAGGCGCCGGGTCGCTCTGGCGCGCATTCAACGGCATGCCGAGATAAGCGATGACCGCGAGCGTGCGGGGCACTCCTGGCACGCAGAGTCGCCCGCCATGTTTCTCTCGCTCTCAGCTGCTGCTGCACGTTTGTTTTCGATTCTTTTCGTTCCTGGCCTACTATCTACGTGCTTAGCACTCACAGCGGAAGCATTCCGATTAGGTttgcctttgttttttttttagtttttttttagcgGAATCATGACACGGCAGAACGCACTGCTAAAAACAG
The DNA window shown above is from Dermacentor silvarum isolate Dsil-2018 chromosome 1, BIME_Dsil_1.4, whole genome shotgun sequence and carries:
- the LOC119434156 gene encoding uncharacterized protein LOC119434156, whose protein sequence is MKAFIVLAAVAVAAIALPRSKRAAYELPDGAEFLVGGFRTSFTCPAKNGYFADVDNNCQIFHVCNVVTHADGNTEVQQYSFLCGNQTVFSQLSLTCAFAEEAVPCQNAPDFFYVNDNIGVETAPFLTDNDVQRAAQLIPSYKAKA